The region ATCTCTTACATATTCTAATCGTACTTGTTATAGCCATCACTTTAGTGCAATGTGCTAAACGAGGTCAACCTACAGGAGGCCCTGTAGATGAAACGCCGCCTGTAATTTTACGGGCTTATCCTGATAACTATACCAGAAATTTTAAGAATCAGATTATTGAGATTCAGTTTGACGAATTTGTAAAACTCAAAGATTTACAAAAACAACTGGTGATCTCACCACCTTTGAAGACACGACCTATCATTACGCCTCAAGGAAGTCCTGCCAAGAAAATAACGATTCAAATAACCGATACCCTAAAAGATAACACGACCTATGTGCTTAATTTTGGACAAAGTATTGTAGATCATAACGAAGAGAACCCTTATCCATTTTATAAATACGTCTTCAGTACTGGTAAAGTGATTGATTCCTTAACCTTAAAAGGTGAGATAACCGACGCACTACAATTTGAAGCAGAAGAATTTGTCAACGTGCTACTTTACGAAATCAATGAAGCATATACCGACAGCATTATTTATAAAGAATCGCCTCGATATGTGCTCAACACTTTAGATAGTCTGACGACGTTCACGATGGAAAACCTTAAAGAAGGGACTTATAAAATGGTCGCATTAAAGGAAGAAAATAGCGATTTACGTTTTGACCCTTTAAGAGATAAAATGGGTTTTGTATCTGAAACAATTAAGGTTCCTAGTGATGAGGTTTATGAACTTAAAATGTACCAACAAGAACTTGATCCTAGTATTAAGAAAATCACTCAAGAAGCGCAGTCTAGACTCTATGTAGGTTATACAGGTAATGTGGATTATCTGAAAATCAACTCAGTAGACAAGAGTCTTATTGCACAAAGCCGACTCACCCAACTAGATAAAACAGACAGCTTGCAATATTGGTATCGACCTGCATTAAAACAAGATTCCTTGATGCTTTCTACCGTTTTAAACGAAGAGGTGCAGGAATTCAATGTTCGTTTAAAGGAGCTTAAAAAAGACAGTTTAACACTGAGAAAGGAAAACGATTTCTCTTTAAGAAATCCAGCTAGTTTTACCGCTTCTACTCCTATTGAAAAAATGGATACCAGCTTTATGAAGCTTATAGATAAAGACAGCTTACAACTATCCTTTACTGCCAGACTGGACCGCCTTAAAAACAGAGGTTTCATAGATTTTGAGAGACAGGAAGAACAGAAATACAACCTTCGCCTTTTTCCAGGTGCCGTAACTGATTTCTATGGAGAGAAAAACTCGGACACCTTGAGTTACACCTTCAGTACATTAAAATCCACACAATTAGGAAACTTTAGCATCACTCTTAAAGGCGGCAGTTCTTTTCCTGTTATCATTCAAGTCACTAAAAAAGACCTCAGTGTAGAAGCCGAGGTGGTGGCAAATGAAAATGGAACTTATGATATCTTTTATCTCACCCCAGGAGAATATTATATAAGAGTCATTTACGATACCAACGCTAACGGAAAATACGACCCAGGTAATTTTTTAAAAGGCATACAACCTGAAGAGGTAGTTTACAATCCTGAATTGATCAAATTGCAAGCCAACTGGGATAGAAAATACACACTTAATTTAAAGTAAACCCATCGCGATCTTCTAGAAAACGCAATTTAGATCGGTTGTTCTCTATTTCAGATTTGTGGACTTCTATGGTTTGAATCCCTTCTGTTTCCCATGGATGATTTAGTAATTCATGACCTAGCACATTATAAACTTGTGAATGACCGTTATAATCCATTCCAGTTCCATCAGTCCCTACTCGGTTAACTCCTATAGAATAACTCATGTTTTCAATCGCTCTTGCCTTTAAAAGCGCATCCCAAGCACTGACTCTAGGAACAGGCCAGTTAGCTACATAAATAACCACATCATAGTCTTGCGTATTTCTAGCAAAAACAGGGAAGCGTAAATCATAACATATCTGCAAGTTAAATTTCCAACCTAGATAGGTCGCTATCACAGGTTTTTCTCCCCGATCATACACCTTGTGTTCTCCAGCAAGAGTAAACGTATGTCTCTTGTCATAAATAGTAGAAGAGCCATCAGGCCGCATAAAAATACCTCGGTTTACAAAATGATCTGCCTCCTGAAACATCACACTTCCATAAAGAGCAAAGCCGCCTTCAATAGCATGATCTTTTAAATAATCCAAAATACCTGAATCGCTAGCAAGACCTTCTGGTTTCATAGAAAAACCAGTAGTAAACATTTCTGGAAGTACGACCAAATCAGTTTTGCCGTAGAGAGTTTCCAGTTTTTCTGAGAAACGATCTAAGTTTACTTTAGGGTCTTCCCAGACTAGAGAGGTTTGTATTAAGGATACTTTTAAAGTGCTTTTTTCCATAATTAAAAATTAGTAGGCAGTAGGCAGGGTCATTTTAAGGTTGCTGCGCAACTTAAAATGTAAGTAGGCAGGATTCAACACAATCCTTTGCACCTGTATTGAAAGAATTTCAAATAGTGATAACAAAATTTTCATTGGCCTGCATACTAAATACTTACATTTTATTTTTACGAAGTGAAACATAAAATGACCCTGCCTACTACCAACTCAACTAAGAGTTCATAATTTCCTCAATCTCATCAGCTTCAATAGGTATGTCTCTCATCAAATTAAATGGAGCACCACTATTATTGATCACTAAGTCATCTTCTAGTCGGATACCAAAACCTTCTTCGGGTATATAAATCCCCGGTTCTACAGTAAATACATTTCCTGCTTGCATAGGTTCCCATAGAATCCCAGAATCATGAGTATCCAGACCTATATGGTGTGAGGTACCGTGCATGAAATATTTTTTATAAGCTGGCCAGTTGGGATCTTCATTTTGAACGTCAGCTTTATCTAAAAGGCCTAATTCTAGCAACTCTCCTGTCATAATTTTACCCACTTGTCCATGGTACTCTTTCCATAAGGTTCCAGGCACCAGCATTTTGGTTGCTTCATTTTTTACTTTTAGCACAGCGTTGTACACCTGTTTTTGTCTTTCTGTAAAACGACCATTAACAGGAATTGTTCGGGTCATGTCGCTGGAATAGTTGGCATACTGTGCACCAGCGTCAATCAACATCAAGTCACCACTCTTACATTCTTGGTTGTTTTCTATATAATGCAACACATTTGCATTATTACCACTAGCAATTATAGGTGTGTAAGCAAACCCGTCACTACGTCTTCTTATAAACTCATGTAAAAACTCAGCTTCAACCTCATATTCCATAACACCAGGCTCTACAAAATTCAAAACACGGCGAAATGCTGCGTTGGTAATATCACAAGCCTTTTGCATCACATCAACCTCAATTTGGTCTTTTACCGCACGTAATCGTTGAAGAATTGGAGCAGCCTTTACATAATTATGTGCTGGGAATTGAGCTTTAGTTTTTTTGATGAATCGATCTTCACGAGTTTCTAACTCCACCGCCTGGCGGTAATGCTCATTAGTATTGAAGTAAATGCTGTCGCATTGCGTCATCATTTCAAAAAACTTCTTGTCAAAATCACTCAGCCAGTAAACGGTTTTGATACCTGTAACTTCTCTCGCTTTTTCTTTAGTGAGCTTCTCTCCTTCCCAAACCGCAATATGTGCATTTGTCTCTGTAACAAAAAGCACTTCTCTATGCGCTGGATCTGGACATTCTGGAAACAACAATAGGATGGTATTCTCTTGATCTGCACCACTTAGATAAAATATATCTCTGTTTTGAGAAAAAGGCAAAGTACTGTCTGCTCCTGTTGTAAAAACATCATTGGAATTAAAAACAGCAAGACTAGATGGCTTCATTTTGGCCATGAAATTCTTTCTGTTTTTGATAAAAAGATTCGGATTTATAGGATGGTATTTCATTGTAAGGTCTGTAAATAGGTTTAAAAAAGATGGAAGGAGACCGCTTTCGCACTGAATCAAGTTCAGTATAAGCTTCTATTTTTTAAAGAAAACAGAAAGCAGAATTACCACAAGCAGCAAGGTAAGAATAGACCAGTAGATAGCAAAGGAAACTAGAACTCATTAACGTAAAAGTAGACAGTCCTAGCGAATGACACTCTGTTAAGAGCGCTTTTTTTTCTTGCGATTCTTGATAAACGTAATAACTAATAATAGCACGATCAAAACGGTAATACCGATGATAAAATATCTTGCAGTTTCCATATGTATTTAAGGTTGGTTGGTTCTATAAATTTAAATAAAAGTTGGCAATAAAAGTCACTCTTCAAAATATTTAAGAGACCTCCCCACAAAGTTTGTGTATTGACATTATTAATTGAAATCTATATAATCAACTATCAATCAACTATTCTACCCCTTGAAAAAGTGAAAAGTCATTTCAAATTCAATTTACTGGTTCAAGTTCAGCCTCAAAGTCCTTATCTTTAAAGTCGAAAATAAAAAAACGCATCATGAAGAAAATTCTTTCTTTTCTGTTTATCAGTTCCTTTATTATATCCTTTGCTCAAAACCCTGCGGCAACAGCTGCCAGTGAAATTCAAAATAGTTTGGAAAAAATGGAGCAAATGGCCTCCTCTTCTCCATTCAAAAACTTGGAATTCAAAAACATAGGACCTACAGTAATGTCTGGCCGTGTCGTAGACGTAGATGTAAACCCAACAGACCCTACCGAAATGCTCGTTGCCTATGCCAGCGGCGGATTGTGGCATTCTAATAATAATGGAACCAGCTTTACTCCTATAATGGATAACGCTGGCACGATTAATCTTGGTGATATTGCAGTAGACTGGAATTCCAAAACGATCTGGGCAGGAACTGGAGAGAATAATTCTAGTCGCAGTAGTTATGCTGGAATAGGTTTGTTAAAGTCGACAGACTGGGGTGAAACCTGGAGCCAACCTATGTTAACCGATTCTCATCATATAGGCCGCATTTTAATCGACCCTAAAAATACTGATCATGTAGTGGTTGCTGTTACTGGACCTTTATATTCTACCAGTGAAAATCGCGGAATTTATACTACAAAAGATGGTGGATCCAACTGGGAAAAAACTCTTTTTGCTACTGATATGGCAGGTTTTATTGACCTTGCTGCTGCACCAGAGAATTTTGATATTATGTATACTGCGAGTTGGGAAAAAGACCGTAAAGCATGGAATTTTGATGGAGATGGGACTGCCAGTGCAATTTATAAAAGCACTGATGCAGGGCAATCCTGGACTAAAATAACCACAGAAGCAAGTGGCTTTCCTGTTGGAACGGGTGTGGGGCGTATAGGTCTTGCAGTATATGATGCTAACACGGTTTATGCCATTCACGATTCTCAATTTAGAAGACCTAAAGAAGATACTGATGTTAAAACAGAAGGCCATCAAGACCTTTCTAAAGATGATTTTAAATCCATGTCCAAAGAAAGTTTCCTTAAGCTTGACGATAAAAAACTCAACACCTTCTTAAAACAAAACGGCTTTCAAGAAAAATACCGTGCACAAAACGTAAAAAATATGGTGCGCGTAGGAGATGCCACCCCTCTAGATGTAGCAAAGTACCTGGAAAATGCTAATACACAACTTTTTGACACACCTGTAAAAGGGGCTGAACTCTACCGTTCTAACGATGGTGGGAAAACCTGGAATAAAACTCACGAAGGACAAATAGATGGCGTATTCTACAGCTACGGCTACTACTTTGCTCAAGTAAGAGTGGATCCTAGCGATGTCAGTCATGTTTACGCTATGGGAGTTCCTATCATTAGATCAGATGATGCTGGAAAAACATGGAAAAGCATTTCTAAAGAAAATGTACATGCAGACCATCATGCCTTATGGATCAACCCAAACAAACGCGGTCATATTATCAACGGTAATGATGGCGGACTCAACATTTCTTACGATGATGGTGAGACCTGG is a window of Nonlabens sp. MB-3u-79 DNA encoding:
- a CDS encoding WD40/YVTN/BNR-like repeat-containing protein, encoding MKKILSFLFISSFIISFAQNPAATAASEIQNSLEKMEQMASSSPFKNLEFKNIGPTVMSGRVVDVDVNPTDPTEMLVAYASGGLWHSNNNGTSFTPIMDNAGTINLGDIAVDWNSKTIWAGTGENNSSRSSYAGIGLLKSTDWGETWSQPMLTDSHHIGRILIDPKNTDHVVVAVTGPLYSTSENRGIYTTKDGGSNWEKTLFATDMAGFIDLAAAPENFDIMYTASWEKDRKAWNFDGDGTASAIYKSTDAGQSWTKITTEASGFPVGTGVGRIGLAVYDANTVYAIHDSQFRRPKEDTDVKTEGHQDLSKDDFKSMSKESFLKLDDKKLNTFLKQNGFQEKYRAQNVKNMVRVGDATPLDVAKYLENANTQLFDTPVKGAELYRSNDGGKTWNKTHEGQIDGVFYSYGYYFAQVRVDPSDVSHVYAMGVPIIRSDDAGKTWKSISKENVHADHHALWINPNKRGHIINGNDGGLNISYDDGETWIKNNSPSVGQFYAINYDMEQPYNVYGGLQDNGVWVGPHDARENRAWHQQGQYPWETIMGGDGMQIQIDSRNSDIVYTGYQFGNYYRIDREKEKQTYIQPRHELGESPYRFNWQTPILLSSHNQDILYLGSNKLHRSMNQGDDWTAISPDLTQGGKEGNVAYGTLSSISESPFQFGLIYTGSDDGLVQITKDSGASWNAIKGDWPANLWVSRVVASLHKKDRVYVTLNGYRFDDFSTYVYASDDYGKTWRSLGKTLPTSPVNVIIEHPKKENTLFLGTDNASYISTDTGASWNLLNNGMPPVAVHDIKIQPVSNDLLVGTHGRSIYTANLDALELMGKSGFAFAKVNKIRASSRYGSQGFMWSEGPEPKIELTFYTKMAGKVKIEVLNEKGKTIYEDATLSSNGINFYTYNGTVGAYALKRFDKENRPEKAENGNYYLPKGIYAIKLTGNSGSASQELIVE
- a CDS encoding Ig-like domain-containing protein — its product is MKKHLLHILIVLVIAITLVQCAKRGQPTGGPVDETPPVILRAYPDNYTRNFKNQIIEIQFDEFVKLKDLQKQLVISPPLKTRPIITPQGSPAKKITIQITDTLKDNTTYVLNFGQSIVDHNEENPYPFYKYVFSTGKVIDSLTLKGEITDALQFEAEEFVNVLLYEINEAYTDSIIYKESPRYVLNTLDSLTTFTMENLKEGTYKMVALKEENSDLRFDPLRDKMGFVSETIKVPSDEVYELKMYQQELDPSIKKITQEAQSRLYVGYTGNVDYLKINSVDKSLIAQSRLTQLDKTDSLQYWYRPALKQDSLMLSTVLNEEVQEFNVRLKELKKDSLTLRKENDFSLRNPASFTASTPIEKMDTSFMKLIDKDSLQLSFTARLDRLKNRGFIDFERQEEQKYNLRLFPGAVTDFYGEKNSDTLSYTFSTLKSTQLGNFSITLKGGSSFPVIIQVTKKDLSVEAEVVANENGTYDIFYLTPGEYYIRVIYDTNANGKYDPGNFLKGIQPEEVVYNPELIKLQANWDRKYTLNLK
- a CDS encoding nitrilase family protein produces the protein MEKSTLKVSLIQTSLVWEDPKVNLDRFSEKLETLYGKTDLVVLPEMFTTGFSMKPEGLASDSGILDYLKDHAIEGGFALYGSVMFQEADHFVNRGIFMRPDGSSTIYDKRHTFTLAGEHKVYDRGEKPVIATYLGWKFNLQICYDLRFPVFARNTQDYDVVIYVANWPVPRVSAWDALLKARAIENMSYSIGVNRVGTDGTGMDYNGHSQVYNVLGHELLNHPWETEGIQTIEVHKSEIENNRSKLRFLEDRDGFTLN
- a CDS encoding aminopeptidase P family protein; protein product: MKYHPINPNLFIKNRKNFMAKMKPSSLAVFNSNDVFTTGADSTLPFSQNRDIFYLSGADQENTILLLFPECPDPAHREVLFVTETNAHIAVWEGEKLTKEKAREVTGIKTVYWLSDFDKKFFEMMTQCDSIYFNTNEHYRQAVELETREDRFIKKTKAQFPAHNYVKAAPILQRLRAVKDQIEVDVMQKACDITNAAFRRVLNFVEPGVMEYEVEAEFLHEFIRRRSDGFAYTPIIASGNNANVLHYIENNQECKSGDLMLIDAGAQYANYSSDMTRTIPVNGRFTERQKQVYNAVLKVKNEATKMLVPGTLWKEYHGQVGKIMTGELLELGLLDKADVQNEDPNWPAYKKYFMHGTSHHIGLDTHDSGILWEPMQAGNVFTVEPGIYIPEEGFGIRLEDDLVINNSGAPFNLMRDIPIEADEIEEIMNS